One genomic region from Leptolyngbyaceae cyanobacterium JSC-12 encodes:
- a CDS encoding uncharacterized protein required for cytochrome oxidase assembly (IMG reference gene:2510095222~PFAM: Cytochrome oxidase assembly protein), whose product MVDIAFHQTTTGQASRPRDWITRFVLGMAAETVFLMALGSATRVMNAGLACPDWPLCYGVLVPQKQMNLQVFLEWFHRLTASSMGLFAIALVALCWWYRRELPKWVPWTASLALFLVVFQGILGGLTVTELLRFDIVTAHLATALLFFITLLAMGIALRPYQGTGTVGKLPWLGLTAVILVYVQSILGALVGSRWALHQCLSDSQLCTVMNSHIAGIFPATLATIALVIWAWRTPALHPTLRQLANLAGGLVVLQILLGVATFKLRLQVEPLTVSHQAIGALLLGALVAFTVLAFRDRASLRSS is encoded by the coding sequence ATGGTTGATATTGCTTTCCATCAAACAACAACGGGTCAGGCTTCTCGCCCTCGTGACTGGATTACCCGCTTTGTTTTGGGGATGGCTGCCGAAACAGTTTTCCTGATGGCACTGGGAAGCGCTACCCGAGTTATGAATGCCGGACTTGCTTGCCCAGATTGGCCGCTTTGTTACGGGGTTCTGGTTCCTCAAAAACAAATGAACCTCCAGGTGTTTCTGGAGTGGTTTCATCGGCTTACAGCATCATCAATGGGCTTATTTGCGATCGCGCTGGTGGCTTTGTGCTGGTGGTATCGGCGAGAGCTACCGAAATGGGTACCCTGGACGGCGTCGCTGGCACTATTTTTGGTAGTATTTCAGGGCATTCTTGGCGGTCTAACCGTCACTGAATTGCTACGGTTTGACATCGTGACCGCACACTTGGCAACTGCGTTGCTATTTTTCATCACCTTGCTGGCAATGGGAATCGCTCTCCGTCCTTATCAAGGCACAGGAACTGTCGGGAAGCTCCCTTGGCTCGGATTAACCGCAGTGATCCTGGTTTATGTTCAAAGCATTTTAGGGGCGTTGGTTGGATCTCGATGGGCACTCCATCAATGTTTGAGTGATTCTCAACTCTGCACTGTGATGAACAGCCACATTGCAGGCATTTTTCCGGCAACCCTGGCAACGATCGCCCTAGTCATTTGGGCATGGCGCACTCCGGCTCTCCATCCCACCCTACGACAGTTAGCAAATTTGGCAGGGGGATTGGTGGTTCTGCAAATTTTGCTGGGAGTTGCTACCTTCAAGCTACGCCTGCAAGTTGAACCGCTGACAGTCTCCCATCAAGCGATCGGCGCACTGCTGCTGGGAGCGCTTGTGGCGTTCACTGTGCTGGCATTTCGCGATCGTGCTTCGCTACGTTCTTCGTGA